Genomic window (Daucus carota subsp. sativus chromosome 5, DH1 v3.0, whole genome shotgun sequence):
GTACACCAATATGTAGTGTGTAACACGTGGACTGTTACATGTGGCTTATTGAGTTTTGAAGATAAGCAATATTAACAATGGTATTATGAGATTGGAAGGTCCAGTCTTCATAAACTATGAAAGGGAAACATATATATGTAAGGGATTTACTGTGTGAATGCATTATTTGATCTACTTCAGTGGGAAATGAACACCAATGTCGcagataaaattaattaaatgtgTTGTACATGTCATTATCACGTCTCTCTTACATTTTGATTACTGACAATCTTCATCTGTTTTGAGCAATTAAATCAAAGTAATGTATACCTTGTTACTGAAAATATCCTTGACAGATGTCTCTGAattctttatttatataaaagtaaCTGATAACTTTCTACCATATCGCTATGCAGGTTGATGGCGCGGAGTCCCTATTGCAAATCATTCTTCAATCTAGAAAGTGGGGAACAGCAGCATTTGTAGCTCTCGAGATTTTGTTTTGGGGTCTTTTTGCTGGATTCCTAAACAAGAAGCGCCTCCATATAAAGCTGTAAAAGTTCGTGTAAAAATCTCGACCAGTTTAGTTTAGTTCCATCAATTGTAAACTCATTAAAGTGGAGTGTTGTGTGCATAGATATTGATTGTAGATAATCAAAGCTAGCAATTGCAAAGTTGGTCTCATATCTTAGTTCTTATTACTGTAGTAATGAAATATATTTACTGGCTTTCTTGCTTGAGAATGATTTATCCTAATTTTCTATGCCTGTTATTCCCAAGGAAACGCTACATATGCAAAACAAATTACTGTTCAGTTATCTAAGTTGGAAATTATGTTCATAGACTCTGTTTAACAAGCTAGAAAAATGTCAAATGAGATCAGTATAGATGGCTAGATCCAGAACTACATGGTAAACATAGTGCAATCTGAAAGTTGTTTTTTCGGACAATACATTAACATAAAGCTAGCTATAGAAACTACAAAAACTATAGCTAAGAAATGGCAAAGAATTATCATTCTGAAACTGTAACCAACACATTCAGTGCATAAATTACAAGACAAACTAAATAATACTCCGCTTCGCTAGTATGAACATACATCAAACTATATACTTCAGCCTGCTAAATCCAGGAGTACAATCTATTTGGAAAGTGCTGGTAGCACTTGGGGTGTGATTGTTGcagtattttaaaattggtgGACCATCAGGCAGTACCAATGAACTTCTTCTGTTTACCTACGGAAAACCTAGGTTGTCCACATTTAGTTCATCACCTCCTAAAAGCGGGCAATCATCAGCATCGTGTTCAAACTGCCCACAACAAGTCATTGGGCAAGGACGCCGCTTCCTATATATATCAAGCCCATCTCTTGATCTCCTCTCTTTCGGCTTTTCCAGGGCAAGACAATCATGTGGAATTCTAGTAAAACTTTGACCAACACCATCAGAATCTTCAACCTCTGGGAGAATCAACGAACCTGATGGGCTATTATAAGAGATATGGTGAGCATGATGTGACTGTCCAGGGAGGCCTTTGATGCGAGTCAATGCCAAACCAATATGATCACATGCAAAGTCGAGTCGTTCCTCTGTCTCAATTGATTCTGCAACTAGCGTTGAAACCATGGACTTTAACCACTGGGCTTTTTCTGTATGCTCCCCTAACGCTGGAGTTTGCACCACAGGTAAGGGGATATCACGCCAACGCATGTGCAGATACTGGTCTGGAATATGGAAACAATTGTTTGTGGATATAACACGGAGGACATGCCTGCAAAGGATACCTGTAAACTCAAAGTGATGACAGCTACAACTAGTGAACCCATCATGAGGGACCCAAATCACTTTATAACCGCCTTCCATCTGTGTATGGTGTCTCACAATGAAGTAATTTTCATCTATCATCAGAGATGCATATTGCGGTGCCAGTACAAGCTCCTCTTGTAGTTTGCAGAAGGCAAATGGtgtgagcacagcagctgcatGAGATTCAATTGGTGAACCTGTTTTTAGGACAACTCTGTAGTCCTTACGTTGCATTTTCTGTTTTAGTTCTACTCGATCTTTCATGTCCACCATTGCAGCTACCTGAAAACAAGTGTAAAAGACAATGTTACTGCATGTTAACAATCAACAAAAAAACCTTAAGAGTTGAATGTGGCAATACCTGCTCAATGAGATTATCAAGTACGGACTGAGCACTCAAGATCCGTTGGATGTATGCATTTATTGCTTCTGATTGAAATGTACCTGTCATTCCCGCAAAGAAGTAACATCTTAGGAACGGCAGTGCCCAGTATGTACGCAAGGTATACAAGCTGGCAATGTGCTTATTCCCATGTAGTGCATATGTGTCAACCATCTCTCTCCATCCTGATTCGAATTCTTCCACAGAGTGCAAATCATAAAGCCGCAGAAACTCTGCCTTCCATCTATCATATTGTGAACCAAGCAGTATGGAAAACCAATTTGAAAAGTTGGGAACAATATGCCAAATGCAGAAAGCATGCTTGGTGCTCGGCATCTCAGCAGCAAGAGATTCTTTAAGCCACATGTTTTGGTCAGTTAAGACTGTTTGTGGAGACTTTCCATTCATAAATCCAAGGAATGTCTGCCAATCACAATTGGTAAGAAACATGAAAAAAGCAACGTGTAGTGTATTACTACAACAAATGTTCTACACAGAACAGAAGACAATGTTGCTTCTGTGCAACCTTGGTATAAATTTAAGAAGCAgccctaaaccctaaataacCACTTTGATGGCCCATCAATTATGCTGCACAACAGAAGTAGTACTATGGTTTTCATAAaggaattttcttaaaaagaaggaAAGAATGAGTAGCATAATTCAAGACgacttttttaaaaagaattaatgAAGTTTAGTTGTCCAATAAAAAATACTACTCTTTTTAGTAAAAGGCATGCGAAATTCCAACATGAGTAAAGGTTTGAATAAGCTCATCGAAAGGCATAAGCTTTGAGATATGCCTTTTACCTATATTTTTCTTAAGGAATATATAAGTAGCTTCCAGTCATGTCCCTAACCTTCTAACCGGAGCACACAAACTTACTGGCAGAaatgtagaataaaataatatacaatatagATATAGAGTCCCGGTGTAACTTTGCACCTTCAATGCCCAGGAGAAAGATTGTACATTCTCATCTCGCAAAAGCACGCAGCCGAAAAGGCAGTTTGATCCATGATTGTCCACTCCAACCCAAATACCCAGGATCATATCATAAGCATCCAAGCGGTGAGTTGTGTCCAACACTACGGCGTCTCCAAAAGCCTCATATGCCCGGATTGATGAAGAATATGACCAGGCAATATTTTCCAACCTGTTATTAGAATCAATCTTAAAGTTGTATTTAAAGTCAGGATCCTTATCTTTTTTCTCCTTACACATTTTAAGAAGATCAAGAGCATCATTATCTTGGTCAACATTTCTAAAAGATTGCAGCAGATTTCTGACATCTATTTCGGTAAATGGTAAACAACCTATCTTAACACCCTTCTCCAGCTCCATTAACCTTAGCATTTGTCTCACTGACATCCCTGCTTTTGCAAACATGCAAATACGACTCTTATCATCTCCAGACAAAGTGCAGTAAGCAGGAAGTAAATGCACCTCATTTTCCCTCAAAAGTTCATGGTTGTGGACATTACTAAAACCAGTAATTCGCCATTCAGGGACATCAAAATCTGCCCTTTTCACGATGCGCATGTAGGCTTGACATCCACAACGCGATGATTTTCTATTCCTTTGTAGCTTTCCATCTTCTGCCGGCTTTAACTGTGGATAGCCTCCACGATGGCAGGTGAAATCCCTCCTTGTAATACCCCTGCCCACCCCATCTTTTCCACGCGTACGGTGACGCCTGATTGAAAAGCCACATTGCTTAGCAAAACTGCAATAAAATTCATACGCTGCATCTTGTGAGATAAACCTTTGGCCAATAAATGGAATGAGATTAACAGAAGTTTGTCGTGAGAGAATTGTATCCTCGGGTATTTCCTCAATACTGCCAATATCATCTGCTGACAAATCTGTACCATTTTCAGAAGTTTCCTTCACTAAACTTGTTATATCAGGCATCATTCTGTGTGAAGTTACATACATAAGACTATATGTTGTACCTGCACATAACAAAATTCAATTAACCATAACTATAAGCCCAACTCACGGCagtaaattataatcataaagATACTGCCTATATCAGTTTGGTACACATGTTAAAGCAACTCTGGGTTTTAAACAGAAGTGTATAAGATGCCTTTGTTTTAGCTTTCGGGGCCAGACTTTATAATCCTACTAGAACAGTCACATCCATGTATTCTTATGATTTCCGCTTCTTAATTATTTAAGTTTTCATGATTTTGTAAATTCTTTTATAACTGAAACACCATCTTTAcccataaatttaaaaattgacaCTACATTTTCATCTTGTTTTCTTGTAAGATTTTCAGAAGTAACTGAATCATTTTATCAACAAAGCACCATCTAACCTATTAATTTATGAAAGGTGcaaatttcttattttattttgtttacttctaTAGAATACCTATGCTAGTCATACCATTACAATACAAAAGACATTTAGTTCCACCAAGGGAGCTTATAAGGTCAATCAACAACCATATCAATTACCAATATATACTTTCCATGTATAAAAACCATAATGCAAATTCAGCTGGCTTTCTTGAAGCAGAGATGGAATCCAGGGGGGACATGGGGTGGCCATGGCCCCCAAAACCTCCCTCAATAGCTTATATtacttcaatttttaaaatttcacttTAAAGTGTATTTGGTCCTCCCATAAATTGAAAAATCTTGATGATCCCCCCAAATGTATCTACAAATCTCATATACTTTTGCATTTCATACATACAGATTCATGATATTGTTTGTTAAAACCTAAATTCTCTAATGTATATCCGTCTTCaaatttttagtaaaattttcatcatgtatttttgtttataaaatttttaataaaatttttagccCATCCGAAATTTTTTTTCTGGTTCCATCCCTGCATGCACATACATTGTATTTGTCTTTTTAGCATGCAAAATAAGCTCCGTAGGGTAGACATTGACGGGACTGAGGGGGCATATGCAGGTGCTTTTGGCCCAGTTATACATTTTACAGTTTTATACTTATATAATTGCAATACTTAGTTTTTAGACCCCCATTTCCATGTATTTACAACAACAAATGGTTCCCCTCCATATATGTATAGCTTTTAAGCCTTCTTTTCAAGTACTAGTATGTTATAAAATTACTGGTTGAAGTTTAGCCCCCCCAATATATATTCCTGGTTTCATCCCTGCACTGAAGCCATAACTTTCTACACATAAGATCATGACAATCCTATAACTCGTACGAGTAATTCGCGACAACAGTGCAATACCCAAaaagataatttacaaataacAAACAACAAAGCAAGCTCAAATGCTGTATCTTTTTTTCACCCTAAAGCTCAACTTTAAAATCAAAATCGTTAATTACCAACCGGAAAAATAGGAAACATTCTCCCTCTTTGCTATACAACTCAATTTCATAAACAATTCCCTATAACAgcattactatttttaaaagatTACGAAACTTAATTCACATATTTAACAGAGACTCGCATTAATTCCAGTAAACAAACAATATACACAACTTATTAATTCCAACCACAACTTCAATTCAgcatataaatgaaaaaaatacaaTCAAACAAGAAATAAACACACACAATTGCgtaataaaaaagaataatcACATTCAGTTGTgcactatatatatacacaaacgtTGTTGTGTGTCTGCATATGTCTGAACAAGATAAAAGATTGCAAGGAGGTAGTGCAAGCTAATTAAAAAGATATGGAGGCTCAGGTGTTACCGTATAAAGTTGCCGGAGCTCCGGCACGTGTAATCGGAGCAGCTAGGTTAAGAAGCAAAATGATTGATGGATAAATAGGGCCAGTTCTATTAAATTTGTCGTCTCATTCCCCATTtcttactctttttttttttcttgtttctaTACCGAGGGTGTTTTCGGAAGATAAGTTTTCATAACAAGTTTTTcttttagatttttatttaaaatacgaGGGTCTTTctaataaatgtcaaaatcataaattaatttctttcttaattggattaaataattattatgaattttacAAATCAGAATTTCAGTTTgtatttataactaatttatatgaagaaaaatagtatttaaaattaaatcatataatatataaattatttttagaaacagattcacatttaatttataaaatagaatCCCActaaaatatagataatttatatataaaaacaataataaaactaCTTATTTATCTCTTTCTGCCggagattttataatttttatcagattattaattcaaataataataacaataaaatttacatGCGCTCATGAATTAATTTGGTATTGGTCGAGTAATTAACCGTGTGGAACCTCTGGTATATGTACATGAGCAGGTTACACTTTCAAGTTTTCTAACTTTCATAGATGGATGGATTATGGTCTCGCTTGCAAGCTTCAATAATTTATTGCATACAAAGAGCAAGTAGAACGAGGAGAGCAACTGGGCATGCATTTAAAATAGGGCTCGTGAAAGATGGGAGTGTTATGATCTTCGAATACTGCTGAGGAAGCTGCTGGAGCTTATAATGAGTCTTTGCTTGCTTCGCGGATCAAATACTCGTACAAAAATCTGGGCTTGTTAGCCTTCTAATTCTAATCCAGCACTTCCCTGTAAGGTCACCAATATTATCCCTAAAAGCCTCAGAGCAAGAGAAACAACTAATGTAGGAATGTCAATTTGACAACTTTACAAACCCAATACAAATTGTACTAATGAAAGTAGCGAGTCCGCTGCTAACATTGTAACTAGCAGAAGTGAAAACACGGTGAGATTATCAACTCTAACTATGTGGAACAGAATGTAGTGGTGTTAGAGCATTCAAATTGGATGTTTGCTGGGTTAGAGCATTCAAGTTGGATGTGGAACGGTGAGTCTTGCCCTAACTGAATCATACCTGTGATTGTATTGGGTAAATTAATCTATATGACTGCATGTTTTCTACTAAAATCATCAAAGATTTTTTGATACTTGAATAATGCATATACACCTAAGGTTgaactgaaaattttaattaaacatCTCACGGTGTGTTGAAAAATGGTTTACTAGTTTCTACTCTAGCAAGTCTAAATTATCATTACTCATTATTACCTCAAACATATTAAATTCATAATGTGATAGATAATATTGTTTAAAAATAGATTTACAGTTCATACATCAAATAAcgttatatcaaaaatatatatatttgtcaatTAGGTGGAACCTTAAGTTCCATGGATTACAATTGAAGAAGAAACTAATTAAAGATCACCAGTCATCATTCTGCTGGAATTTGGAGCAACTCTCTTATCCCTTCACAAACCTGCATCACAATCCATTAAAAGAAAATGTAAAAGACCTCTGGTACGTGGGACTGTAACTTTACGACTTAAACATCATCGCAACTTCTTTTACAAGGTGGAAACACACATCTAACATCAACCAATAGTAAACACCATGCGATCATGCATATTAATCTCAAGTATAAACCAACGCCACACTCAAATggttatatatacaattttaaaaaattcaaaagtatAATTTTACCACTCAGTGATCCCTAATTTGTATTAATAGTGCTGTGATACTGGTACTCAAAAGTACATACAACAGTCAGTCGGTCACCATAATTTAATGCCTGTAATGTggtaaattaaaattcaaaaaaataaaataaaattgtatcTCGAGTTTTGGGATAGGTATACCAAAGAAAAGTGCCCTGCATTAGACCATTGTATATAGAAGTCTACTAAGCTGTATATTATTCCTAGTTCTGCTAATGCAGGTGTTTCTTAATAGAACAAGATCTGTTGAAAAGTAAGAATAGGGAGGAAGTGGAGAACCACAAAAAAAGGCATACCATCTTGATCTGGGCTTTGATGGATGCAATCAGTCGAGTGTACTCCTCCATTTGCCTGCACGGTAAGTTtattataaataacaaaatgaATTGCACTGTTTCTGCAAGTTCAATATGCATGGGAAAATAGAAAGAGTGAGTCAACAGAAACTAAGGAAATTCCCCACTACCGCTGGACTGAATGTTCTATATAGATATAGGGCGTGAAACAAACTAAAACCAAGGTAACGAAAATATGAATAGAGGAACAAATTAAcaacaataaaaattaaacatgggtgattcaaattttaagaattACTACTACCCCAGAGGTTTTTCCAACCAGGGAAGGAAGAAAAGTTACGGGAATTGAAATCCCATAATATAACCCAATTAGGCCCATTAACAATTGCGCTTCTTATAATTAACCTGCTTATATATGTTTCCCAGCACCCCATATAAAAGTacagataaaacactatttccCTCTGCACCGAGCATATCGCAACTAATTAATAACAGGTACAAAAATAAGCATTTATGCTGACTTCCGTTCCCCATTAAATATTCATCAGAACGTAAAGGTGAAATATAAGAGGGACTAACCTGGCCAATTTCTCTTCTCTAACTGAAATGTAACTCAAAGCTTCAGACCAAGTGAACTGCACATGAAATCCGAGTCCAACATCTACAAAAATGTGTCTTGTATCTGGCCTGTAAACACACATGAACAGTATGATGTGAAGTATTGTCATTCCTAGATATATGAAGAGACAAGAAACCATGTCGGCTACTGTAAGATTGAGAGGCTATTGAAAAGTGTTAGCAGTGACGAGTAAAGCATCTTCTTGGGTTTAAGGTTTCTGACTGTTGCTATATACATCACTCATTTGGAACTACAATAATTAATTGCATGAGACACTACTAGCTGAAAAAAGGATAGTGCGTGTTTATTCCTCCCGTCAACTCAAAAATTGAAGGAGCCCAAGGATAATTACTCAAAACCCCAGTTAAATTATCAGTTAatgcttttctttttctttatgcACATAACTTCAGCACGTATATATCTTTACCAAATGAGATTGCTTCAAAATGAAACTGAGGGCAATATAGACGTACACATCAGCTTGGGCATAAACTTCAGAACCAAGGTTGACCAATGTCCTCAGACTTGTTACACTATTCTTCTCCAGATTCTCTATATTTCTTTTCAGATCAGAGCTAAATTTGTGAAGTCAAGTAAAATCAAATACCAAacagaatattcaaattatataacCACATGTAagtcaagaaaaataaaaataaaaagttgaaATAAAGGATACAAAGTCTTTTGTTGATCGAAGACCTTGTCCCTGCAAAGAAAAAGTGAGAAGTTAAGCTCCAAAATTGAGACATATGTCCCAGATTTAATATATGGGAGTGAGCCAAGATCTTGCAACGTCGAAACAACACCGATGGTAAAATTTAAGGACAATACCGTTCTTTTCTGAGTATCACAGGAACgagaaacataaatattgtaTACATTAATTAAAGCATTGAAATCTTGTGCTTTAACATATGAACACAAAATTTCATTTTAAGTTGGTGAACCTTCCAAATTTCCTAGAAACGATAAGtaaattattatatagtttCTGGTGACGACAACAATAATAATGGTAGCAagactttatattattaatagttTCTACTGACTTCATCAATAACCACAAGAGCCAAAGAAGCACGTTATATCagaaaatatgatttgatgTGCATGGCGACAAGCTCAAGGGctgttgaaaataaaaaatcattgttCATAAGATCAAATGAGAAgctgtaaaataaatatatatggtgACAACATAAAATGAGATGTAGGTTAGCTAGAACATAATTAAGTACGATATTTCGATAAAATGAGATGAGATGTAGACAGCCATACCTTTCAGCAATGGCATGTACAAGATCGGGCTTTAAACGAAGATCGACAAATTCCTCGAATCTTTGTATTTTTTCTTGCGTATATGCATCCATGATAGCACTACAAGAAGATCAAAATAATAGAAGTTAACCACCAAATAGGGAGAATGCAGCATTGAGTTCAAAGTAGTAACAAAGTACATTTGTTGCACACAAGTCCATTGCTCAATACTAAACTTTTAAGAAACAAAACCAAAAATTCACCTGACgatcaattcataataaatcaCAAAAGTAACCAATGAGCACTATTATGTATTAAGTCtatgtataaataaatgatCACTAATGTTATACAACTGCGTTAGTATTGTAACTATATTATCCTTTATTGAGACCACAATCtgatattcaatattttaactgagctggcaatttcgggtatTGGGTAAGATTCGGGTCGGGTTGATGGTCGCGGGTCAGAAATTtgacccaacccgaacccgacgcGATATTTTAATAGGTCAGAATActttaaccgaaccgaataacggGCCTCTTACGCAACTCCAATTATATCTGAGTTTTTACTTCCCAGTTCTAAAGAATTTGCATTTTAAGAAAAGGTTTATTCCATCGGAAGTATACTTACAACGGATAAGCCTTACAACCATGGGAACTAAACCGGgttatgaaaatcatttatagagATTTTGAAACCATGTGTATCAATTTGATAAGTCACTCTTTCCAACTCAAAATCGTACTTAAGTCATGCATTTGCAATAAGTAAAAGTTTTAACGAAAGAGCACTTGCTTCTAAATATAGAATTTGAATAGGAATACTTGCAGTAAttataagttgagaatagaaTTACTTGCAAGAAAGCTTGAGAGAAATAaatccatcaatatcatcattgaacaaaatatctcacttgaaTAATAAGTGAAGGGTTATAGTACTTGCCTCACTTTTGCTGATTTTCACACCGATTAATTTCTACCGGACTATCTCACAGCACAGCTTCGTCTTAAGGAACTATTCCTGATTCAATTCACAAAGCTATTCAACTACTTCTGAATGTCCTTGATATACAAGTCTGGGTTGATTCTCCAAGAGTAACACGGTACTTCGGTTGTCGATGCCGACGGAGTTAACTAATATCGAATAACGTATAAAATCCGTAATTAGCTACCCTTCGTAAATCCATATACATACCACATAGTCAGataaacacatagcacatagttGAACAATTAACTTTTATAGCTATTAAAAGTCAATATTGATAAGTTAACAAATAACATGTTTCAATTAACCATGTTACCTTATTCTTAACTATTTAATATCCTTCAacaagtaaaacatatataatttctatTGAAAATTCGGCAGCATCTTATTTatcggactatccacctgttttcCTATACTGTTCAACAAATAATCAACTCAATAAACCAATCATATAACATCAACCATTACTCATTgactgaatttaaataattagcaAACTCTGAAATCATATGCTAAATCATAAGCCAATAATTCaactttttaacaaaatatttctcagagatctttataaatattatacgcAGAGGTCGCGGAAATTTCAACCCAACTCATAGATTTAAACTTGCAAAAACAATTCTCTTTGTGACATCAAAACAGAATTTTCACAAGTTTGCGCTGTCGACAttcaaacatttttaataaatcaaaaatacaagtttttcacttgaaatttttataagaCCTCCCTATACTCTCTGAGTAGCTACAAAATAAGTTTTGGCTTGAAAATCAAAGTTTAAGTAATTAAACTTTAGTTTAGAAAGTCGAAAAACGAAGCAGTTTTGTACTCTACAAATACCATACTAAAACTGTCATATCTCCTAGCTCGCTAATCGAATTGATTCAATTCTTTCGCGCACATAAACTAGACATCAAGGAGAATATTATTACAgaaatattaaacataaaacTTGACTCAATGAGCCCAGAACTGTGCTTCAAAAACAGCCCAGCAGCAGTCTAAAAACTTCGACTTGATTATGTATAATTCTAAATCTTTAATCCACTATTTAAACTCTTAAAATATCCTTTcaaaaacatataaacaatCATCAAACTTGCACATATGTTCTAAAAAAACAAGTTTGATACCCGGTCATATACTCTTGTTGATTCAAGTACCCCACAATGTCCAAAGTTAGACTCCAATTAAACTCCCTAATTCATATAAgcatatatacacaaacatataaaCAATTATACACTTCGAGTCATGCCAACACTACCCAAATTACATAACCCAACACAACACAAGGGAGTTATGcttatataaatacacatacaTACGTGATTGAAAGAGGTAGTGGTCTGATTTGTACCTAAATTTGAACGAATATGGAATACAATGAACTGCTAATTAGGAAGTGAAAGCGATTAGGAGAGAGCCCCGGGGGAAGGAGCACGGCTTTGAGTAGAAAGAGAAACGGAGGAGAGCGGAGGTGAAAGCTTGGCGAAGGCGGCAGGTGATTCCGGCGGAACCCGACGGCCGCACAATACAGCAACAGAGGTGGATACCGTGCGAGAGATGTAGGCACGAGAGAATTGCGAGAGAAAGGATTAGAGGCGGTGGGTGTAGTGAATAGCAAGAGAAggttttgaataataataaacaaacaaataaatatgaCGGGAGATGGCTTGTTACGCGGCTAACGCACAAAAAAGAACACTGATGCGTGGCATAAAATAAATAGAACTGCTAATCAGTTTGCTATGTATACGTTTTAACTGATTTGCGGAGAAAATTCACTATAAAACTTCTCCCGAAAAGTAacgaaatatttttataaatcctgaaatattataaaactaataaaatagaaGTTTCAGGATTTATAGagcattttcaaaatttatacagAATTTAGAAGGTtcagaaactaattaaaaatcatatcGTTGTAGaaataagatttttaatattttaaaagttcctaaaaatatttatgatcacTATCGagcaattaatataatttttcaaattatatttgtatttttacaaaaataaatatccatttaagaggataacaaattttaataaaataatataataatatcaaaagcaGAAAAATGGACACACAGATATAATCGTacacaaataaatcaattaaatctcGTAACAAATAATTGCACAATCAATAGATATTTTCTCATACCCAAATGACAAGGAAATactttaaacaaatatttttggaaattatcaagctataataaaatattgaattttgtttCTCATTTTTCTCGAAAATAacgaataaaaataataaaataatttctgaaAATCCGGGTCGTCACAcgggtaacccgaattcaacccAAAAATGACCCCTTTTTTCCgagttgattttgggtcaacctGAATTCGACCAAAACCCGAAAAACTTTAACCCGAATTCATACTTTACGGATCGACTTCATGTCGGGTTGTCAAGTCGGGTCtaatattgccacccctaattTTAACTCGAGCTCAAAGGTTACGAGAGCATACAAACAAACACAACACATTTGGAATCTTTTAATTGCATTGATCGTGTGTCATGGGCAACAAATGAACTCCCAGAGGCACTAACGAAAAATGCTGGTTTCCAACTACGGGGAGAAGTGATCAATTGCTATATGCATGAAGTCTTGATTGCCTGTAGTGGCCGATACTTTTTATATCCTAACATcaatttacaatataaaatattcaaaaaaaatggtGGACtgtaatcaaatatatattaacttcAGTGAGGACTGCAGCGACACAAGACAAATTAAGCCTAACATTAACCATCATGTGTCAACTATAACCAAGTGAATAATAACTCCTAAAGCCCCAATATC
Coding sequences:
- the LOC108220883 gene encoding uncharacterized protein LOC108220883, whose amino-acid sequence is MDAYTQEKIQRFEEFVDLRLKPDLVHAIAERDKVFDQQKTFSDLKRNIENLEKNSVTSLRTLVNLGSEVYAQADVPDTRHIFVDVGLGFHVQFTWSEALSYISVREEKLARQMEEYTRLIASIKAQIKMVCEGIRELLQIPAE
- the LOC108223976 gene encoding protein FAR1-RELATED SEQUENCE 11-like, with protein sequence MYVTSHRMMPDITSLVKETSENGTDLSADDIGSIEEIPEDTILSRQTSVNLIPFIGQRFISQDAAYEFYCSFAKQCGFSIRRHRTRGKDGVGRGITRRDFTCHRGGYPQLKPAEDGKLQRNRKSSRCGCQAYMRIVKRADFDVPEWRITGFSNVHNHELLRENEVHLLPAYCTLSGDDKSRICMFAKAGMSVRQMLRLMELEKGVKIGCLPFTEIDVRNLLQSFRNVDQDNDALDLLKMCKEKKDKDPDFKYNFKIDSNNRLENIAWSYSSSIRAYEAFGDAVVLDTTHRLDAYDMILGIWVGVDNHGSNCLFGCVLLRDENVQSFSWALKTFLGFMNGKSPQTVLTDQNMWLKESLAAEMPSTKHAFCIWHIVPNFSNWFSILLGSQYDRWKAEFLRLYDLHSVEEFESGWREMVDTYALHGNKHIASLYTLRTYWALPFLRCYFFAGMTGTFQSEAINAYIQRILSAQSVLDNLIEQVAAMVDMKDRVELKQKMQRKDYRVVLKTGSPIESHAAAVLTPFAFCKLQEELVLAPQYASLMIDENYFIVRHHTQMEGGYKVIWVPHDGFTSCSCHHFEFTGILCRHVLRVISTNNCFHIPDQYLHMRWRDIPLPVVQTPALGEHTEKAQWLKSMVSTLVAESIETEERLDFACDHIGLALTRIKGLPGQSHHAHHISYNSPSGSLILPEVEDSDGVGQSFTRIPHDCLALEKPKERRSRDGLDIYRKRRPCPMTCCGQFEHDADDCPLLGGDELNVDNLGFP